The following proteins come from a genomic window of Triticum aestivum cultivar Chinese Spring chromosome 6A, IWGSC CS RefSeq v2.1, whole genome shotgun sequence:
- the LOC123131383 gene encoding uncharacterized protein — protein sequence MAEPRRRAPGDAAPPYDAFDGLFSVEIHHKGFFCGTDNNNTYMDYEVAWFDNCESDTWSLLWIDDFLQQLGYDRDCLKLDVYWCQPGKTLVDGLRNLTCDADILAMIAATTEHKNLLLIVDHGERLDSALRDDILLDGVPVLSKVITPGKESKGKEQYSCPEERSVPNKRRSRRLFGEGSSSGCADEELEEQDGVNAAESETDEDFYDSDYDIEDGDDDLYVKNVDKEVDDHREKDTACDYEAELAEDALDDSHLHLSNEQREKLKYHFKGFNPETDLNNPIFKLGQVFGNVQELRHAITSYSIRNRVQVKKTRNTSKKIIAVCSGECPWYLMASKDNRTSSFVIKKYCDEHTCTKAWNLKGLTAPFLTRKFKDEFRDNEKMPLKKFSEKVQTEYNLIPTRSKLGRARRSSVKEIRGDDDNQYMQLWDYGEELRKSNPGSKFFLCTKEIEDEKTKEIKEHFSTLYWSLDACKRGWLNGCRPIIFIDGCHLKTRYKGNLLTVVGIDPNDCIFPIAFGIVEVESTSSWEWFLASLKDVQQAEGGGH from the exons ATGGCGGAGCCCCGCCGGCGTGCTCCTGGAGATGCAGCCCCTCCTTATG ATGCTTTTGATGGTCTTTTCTCGGTTGAGATACATCACAAAGGTTTCTTTTGTGGAACTGACAACAACAACACCTACATGGATTATGAAGTTGCATGGTTTGACAACTGTGAGAGTGATACATGGTCCTTGTTATGGATTGATGACTTTTTGCAGCAGCTAGGTTATGACAGAGATTGTTTGAAGCTTGATGTGTACTGGTGTCAACCTGGAAAGACATTGGTTGATGGGCTAAGAAATTTGACATGTGATGCAGATATCCTTGCAATGATAGCAGCAACTACAGAGCACAAGAACTTGTTATTGATTGTAGACCATGGAGAGAGACTTGACAGTGCTCTCAGAGATGATATTTTACTTGATGGAGTTCCTGTACTTTCAAAGGTCATTACTCCAGGAAAAGAAAGCAAGGGAAAAGAGCAATATAGCTGTCCCGAGGAGAGAAGTGTGCCAAATAAGAGGAGGTCTAGGAGGTTATTTGGGGAAGGTTCATCCTCAGGTTGTGCTGATGAAGAATTGGAGGAACAAGATGGAGTAAATGCAGCTGAATCAGAGACAGATGAGGATTTCTATGATAGTGACTATGACATAGAAGATGGGGATGACGATCTCTATGTAAAAAATGTTGACAAAGAAGTGGATGATCATAGAGAGAAGGACACAGCTTGTGACTATGAAGCAGAGTTAGCAGAGGATGCTCTAGATGATTCACACTTACATTTGTCCAATGAACAAAGGGAGAAGTTGAAGTACCACTTCAAGGGATTTAATCCAGAAACTGATTTGAATAACCCTATTTTCAAGCTTGGACAGGTTTTTGGTAATGTGCAGGAGCTGAGACATGCTATTACATCGTATAGCATTAGAAATAGAGTTCAAGTGAAGAAGACAAGGAACACATCCAAGAAAATAATAGCTGTGTGCAGTGGTGAGTGCCCGTGGTATCTCATGGCAAGCAAGGACAACAGAACATCCAGTTTTGTTATTAAAAAGTACTGTGACGAGCACACTTGTACTAAAGCCTGGAATCTCAAGGGATTGACAGCTCCGTTTCTCACCAGAAAATTCAAAGACGAGTTCAGGGACAATGAGAAGATGCCATTGAAGAAATTTTCAGAGAAGGTGCAAACAGAGTACAACCTCATACCAACCAGGAGCAAATTGGGAAGAGCTAGAAGATCCTCGGTGAAGGAGATAAGGGGGGACGATGATAACCAGTACATGCAGTTGTGGGATTATGGAGAGGAGTTAAGGAAAAGCAATCCTGGTAGCAAGTTTTTCCTATGTACAAAGGAAATAGAAGATGAGAAGACAAAAGAGATAAAAGAGCACTTCTCCACATTGTATTGGTCATTGGATGCATGCAAGAGAGGATGGCTTAATGGTTGCAGGCCAATAATTTTTATTGATGGATGTCACTTAAAGACCAGATATAAAGGAAATCTACTCACAGTTGTAGGTATTGACCCAAATGACTGTATCTTCCCCATAGCATTTGGCATTGTGGAAGTGGAGTCAACTAGCAGTTGGGAGTGGTTTCTGGCAAGCCTAAAGGATGTACAACAAGCAGAAGGAGGTGGCCACTGA